A region from the Drosophila ananassae strain 14024-0371.13 chromosome 2L, ASM1763931v2, whole genome shotgun sequence genome encodes:
- the LOC6501044 gene encoding GTP:AMP phosphotransferase AK3, mitochondrial, translating into MYSKIFRTVIIGAPGSGKGTISELIVQTFGFLHISSGDILRQNIMNNTDLGKKARQYISSGRLVPDEILNKTMLGRITEVGNKSYILDGFPRNKEQAEVLAGSEHIDAVINLVVAHDVIIDRVKNRWIHPPSGRVYNIGFNDPRVPGKDDETGEPLVQREDDKPEVVKKRLQLYDKIMLPVLEYYKDRGIVTTFRGSRSKEIWPRVELFLREKIHKCP; encoded by the coding sequence ATGTATTCGAAAATCTTTCGCACTGTGATAATCGGAGCTCCTGGCTCCGGAAAGGGCACCATTTCCGAACTTATCGTCCAAACCTTTGGATTTCTCCATATTTCGTCTGGAGACATCCTGCGCCAGAACATAATGAACAACACCGATTTGGGGAAGAAAGCACGACAGTACATCAGTTCCGGGAGACTAGTGCCGGATGAAATCCTGAACAAAACAATGCTTGGTCGTATCACAGAAGTGGGAAACAAGTCTTACATCCTGGATGGATTTCCACGAAATAAAGAACAGGCCGAAGTTCTGGCCGGCAGTGAGCATATTGATGCCGTGATCAATCTCGTAGTTGCACATGACGTAATCATAGATCGAGTCAAGAACCGATGGATCCACCCTCCCTCTGGAAGGGTCTACAACATTGGCTTTAACGATCCAAGGGTACCTGGAAAAGATGATGAAACAGGCGAACCGTTGGTGCAGCGCGAAGATGATAAGCCAGAGGTGGTGAAAAAACGCCTGCAGCTCTACGATAAAATAATGCTCCCAGTTTTAGAATATTACAAAGATAGAGGTATTGTCACCACTTTTAGGGGTTCAAGGAGCAAGGAAATCTGGCCGCGAGTAGAACTCTTCCTTAGAGAAAAGATCCATAAGTGCCCTTGA
- the LOC6501045 gene encoding pre-mRNA-splicing factor ISY1 homolog: protein MARNAEKAMTTLARWRAAKEVESGEKERRPYLASECHDLPRCEKFRLEIIREISKKVAQIQNAGLGEFRIRDLNDEINKLLREKRHWENQISSLGGPHYRRYGPKMFDAEGREVPGNRGYKYFGAAKDLPGVRELFEQDPPPPPRKSRAELMKDFDAAYYGYRDDEDGVLIPIEERIERAAIQKAVQEWREKMARDGRIIDDDEEEDEIYPLSGPAREAAEDAKARAAVEDPHGLLAPKFTAHVPVPTQQDVQEALLRKRKQELLEKYAGGAN, encoded by the exons ATG GCGAGAAATGCGGAAAAGGCAAT GACAACCTTGGCACGTTGGCGGGCCGCCAAGGAAGTCGAATCCGGCGAAAAGGAACGCCGGCCGTATTTGGCCTCGGAGTGCCACGATCTGCCCCGATGTGAGAAGTTCCGCCTGGAGATTATCAGAGAGATATCCAAGAAAGTGGCTCAGATACAAAATG CCGGTTTGGGAGAATTCCGCATTCGTGATCTCAATGATGAAATCAACAAGCTGCTTAGAGAGAAGCGCCATTGGGAAAACCAAATTTCCTCACTTGGCGGCCCCCATTACAGAAGGTATGGTCCCAAGATGTTCGATGCGGAGGGACGTGAAGTTCCCGGAAATAGGGGCTACAAGTACTTTGGAGCTGCAAAGGACTTACCGGGCGTTCGAGAGCTCTTTGAACAGGATCCGCCTCCACCACCTAGAAAATCCCGCGCTGAACTCATGAAAGACTTCGATGCTGCGTATTATGGCTATCGGGATGATGAAGACGGCGTTCTAATTCCTATTGAAGAACGAATTGAACGAGCTGCCATACAAAAGGCTGTGCAAGAGTGGCGCGAGAAAATGGCCAGAGATGGACGTATCATTGatgacgacgaggaggaggacgaaaTATACCCACTGTCAGGGCCCGCCCGTGAAGCTGCCGAAGATGCCAAAGCCAGAGCAGCAGTGGAGGATCCACACGGCCTGTTGGCTCCCAAATTTACTGCCCATGTGCCTGTTCCCACGCAGCAGGATGTCCAGGAAGCTTTGCTCCGCAAACGAAAGCAAGAACTGCTTGAAAAATACGCGGGAGGGGCaaattaa